The following proteins are co-located in the Calliphora vicina chromosome 2, idCalVici1.1, whole genome shotgun sequence genome:
- the LOC135951523 gene encoding putative uncharacterized protein DDB_G0282499 — MFPQSELDNYKLQVELLQDKLQRSEISRQQLEHKLDKILQKRDEHDKTVRSKARQKYQTFLEEQQRRNERNKQLVQMLERIEQQTEAMNARSERLKMMKLQYEMYFAKLVHSQTRRCIQNSVTPLTPMMPSTSGQSMVPTAQPTVREEYNYEVNKDAHPLLMSTTNQSYVTIPTVEKQQFLRSQTENMPLATMEMPTLANFDRAERNDYIDFRNLNTAPSIQNQQPYQYPSNHEIISNNVVVPNNNNYIKQESPENSNASSIINSNMTLSPVTNLLANDKQLAEFKEPTNISTTNSSSTFEEIPNVSMRPQIPHNLKEIPRTTNTTTTTNNIRNSNDARQLNMNFQVLQKPSQHTNGTSLTSTQQINNNSTNAPQNNKQNINTVNEISPEIRNEIKSPAFNAVNEHKPQDVAVPKLMNKPSTSIELKPTNSLNETLTSNNTNFGNSQPAPNEQTNIANATLAPADIQSNSSTTPVSIENIENAIYGELLSPLETNEVPNSENSNVVPMLLENLVTQAENNENVNITLDETTLKQDKVADNNTSNDTTTLAENRESENNPVSQNYEQTIAYNEYNNNQTPDETANAVADYNNYENVENTAIDDSQQQQQYDYTNYDPTQYSYPGYIYDETTGEYKPDPNAPAEQYATDQQYTTENYDQQYQQQEIYDYNQTYEQDPTTSSATVENTAYNNYETTQQEDTSNDAPVNANAVQQQPITETEPIAAEPEISTEEVTPSPSTKVTKPTSILSTADKNDAQKKKKRVNFVDSSETDESAGADKGAPTTAKAVTGNTAASSESDFDFSSSTEAEAKAT, encoded by the exons CGATAAGACAGTACGCTCAAAGGCTAGAcaaaaatatcaaacatttttggaagaACAACAGCGTAGGAACGAACGCAATAAACAATTAGTACAGATGTTGGAACGTATTGAACAACAAACTGAAGCAATGAATGCTAGAAGCGAAAGACTAAAGATGATGAaa CTACAATATGAAATGTATTTTGCAAAACTGGTGCATTCACAAACAAGAAGGTGTATACAAAACTCGGTAACTCCCCTTACACCAATGATGCCCTCAACATCAGGACAATCGATGGTGCCAACAGCTCAACCAACAGTTAGGGAAGAATACAATTACGAAGTAAATAAAGACGCTCATCCACTATTAATGTCCACTACAAATCAAAGTTATGTTACAATACCAACTGTTGAAAAGCAACAATTTTTAAGATCGCAAACGGAAAATATGCCCTTAGCAACTATGGAAATGCCAACACTGGCTAATTTTGATAGAGCGGAAAGAAATGATTATATCGATTTTAGAAATCTAAATACTGCGCCTTCAATACAAAATCAACAACCATACCAATATCCTTCTAATCATGAGATCATCAGTAATAATGTGGTTGTACCAAACAACAATAATTACATAAAACAGGAAAGCCCAGAGAATAGTAATGCTAGTTCCATAATTAATTCCAATATGACTCTTTCTCCTGTAACTAATTTGTTAGCAAATGATAAACAGCTTGCAGAATTTAAAGAGCCTACAAACATATCAACTACCAACAGCTCTTCAACATTTGAGGAAATACCAAATGTCAGTATGAGGCCACAAATACCGcacaatttaaaagaaattcccCGAACCACAAATACAACTACCACAACTAATAATATAAGGAATAGCAATGATGCTCGTCAGCTTAATATGAATTTCCAGGTTCTACAAAAACCTTCACAACATACAAATGGAACTTCCTTAACATCTACccaacaaattaataataattcaacaaacgctccacaaaacaataaacaaaatattaatactgTTAATGAAATATCGCCAGAAAttagaaatgaaattaaaagtcCAGCTTTCAATGCAGTTAATGAACATAAACCTCAAGATGTAGCTGTACCAAAACTAATGAACAAACCCTCAACTTCCATAGAGTTAAAGCCAACAAATTCCTTAAATGAAACTTTAACATCTAACAATACAAACTTTGGTAATAGTCAACCTGCACCAAACGAACAGACGAATATTGCAAATGCAACTTTGGCACCGGCTGATATACAATCAAACTCTTCCACAACACCAgtttcaattgaaaatattgagAATGCAATATATGGTGAATTGTTATCACCTTTAGAAACCAATGAGGTTCcaaattcagaaaattccaatgtAGTTCCCATGTTATTGGAAAATCTGGTAACACAAgccgaaaataatgaaaatgtcAATATTACTTTAGATGAAACCACCTTAAAACAAGATAAAGTGGCAGATAATAATACATCAAATGATACTACCACTTTAGCGGAAAATCGTGAGAGTGAAAATAATCCAGTTTCTCAAAACTATGAACAAACTATAGCATACAATGAATATAACAATAACCAAACGCCTGATGAGACCGCCAATGCAGTAGCAGATTACAATAACTatgaaaatgtagaaaatactgCAATCGATGACagtcaacaacagcaacaatatgaTTACACCAATTACGATCCCACACAGTACTCTTATCCAGGCTATATTTATGATGAAACAACCGGTGAATATAAACCCGATCCAAATGCACCAGCCGAACAATATGCCACAGATCAACAATATACAACTGAGAATTATGATCAGCAATATCAGCAACAAGAGATTTATGATTATAATCAAACTTATGAACAAGATCCAACAACATCCTCAGCCACAGTAGAAAACACAGCTTACAATAATTACGAAACAACGCAACAAGAAGATACTTCAAATGATGCACCAGTAAACGCCAACGCTGTACAGCAACAACCCATAACAGAGACAGAACCTATTGCTGCTGAACCTGAAATTTCAACTGAAGAAGTTACGCCGTCACCTTCTACTAAAGTTACAAAACCAACATCAATTTTATCTACAGCAGACAAGAATGATGCACAAAAGAAAAAGAAACGTGTTAATTTTGTCGATAGCAGCGAAACTGATGAAAGTGCCGGAGCAGATAAAGGAGCTCCAACTACAGCTAAAGCCGTTACAGGAAATACAGCTGCTTCAAGTGAAAGTGACTTTGATTTTTCATCAAGCACAGAGGCTGAAGCGAAAGCCACTTAA